The Breoghania sp. genome has a segment encoding these proteins:
- a CDS encoding FAD-binding oxidoreductase: MSPYTDPVSPSEKIPASVDVVIIGGGIIGVATAWHLARAGVSVALCEKGVIGGEQSSRNWGYCRQQGRDPAELPLIKLSMKQWETMAEDLGEDVGYRRTGVHYFASNAAKMKYFEDFLPLANEYELGTRLLSGAEAAEVFPGCTKKWLGGMVTPTDGRAEPALASSALARGAMARGAHIFTNCAVRGIEKAAGRISGVVTERGTVATQNVLLAGGAWSTLFCRSLGIDLPQLTVRSSVMRTASGPDLTQGGAWTPKFALRRRDDGGYTIAHGGYSTADITLDSFRYFSRFLPILMKEWRSTPLSFGSRFFESIAQKSRWALDQPTVFERERVLDPKPVASTLKAAWRDLVEAFPAFKDVPVVERWAGYIDTTPDAVPVIGPVASLPGFHISTGFSGHGFGIGPGAGQLAAEMITGKPTCVDPKPFSFERLAKTH; encoded by the coding sequence ATGTCCCCCTATACAGACCCTGTCTCACCAAGTGAGAAAATCCCCGCCAGTGTCGATGTCGTCATCATCGGCGGCGGGATTATCGGCGTTGCCACCGCATGGCATCTTGCGCGCGCGGGCGTTTCCGTCGCGCTTTGCGAAAAAGGCGTAATCGGCGGCGAGCAGTCGTCAAGAAACTGGGGCTATTGCCGCCAGCAGGGCCGCGATCCGGCCGAGCTTCCGCTCATCAAGCTCAGCATGAAGCAATGGGAGACCATGGCGGAGGATCTGGGCGAGGATGTCGGCTATCGCCGCACCGGCGTTCACTATTTTGCCAGCAACGCCGCCAAGATGAAGTATTTCGAGGATTTCCTGCCGCTTGCCAACGAGTACGAGCTTGGCACGCGGCTCCTGTCGGGCGCGGAGGCTGCGGAGGTCTTTCCCGGCTGCACGAAGAAATGGCTGGGTGGCATGGTCACGCCCACGGATGGTCGTGCGGAGCCCGCGCTTGCCTCTTCCGCCCTGGCGCGCGGGGCCATGGCCAGGGGGGCGCATATCTTTACCAATTGCGCGGTGCGCGGGATCGAGAAAGCCGCTGGTCGGATCAGCGGCGTCGTGACAGAGCGCGGGACGGTTGCCACGCAGAACGTGCTTCTGGCCGGCGGGGCGTGGTCGACGCTGTTCTGCCGTTCGCTCGGCATCGACTTGCCGCAGCTGACGGTGCGCTCGTCCGTCATGCGCACCGCAAGCGGGCCGGATCTCACGCAAGGCGGGGCGTGGACGCCGAAATTCGCGCTGAGGCGGCGTGATGATGGCGGCTACACGATTGCCCATGGCGGGTATTCGACGGCGGACATCACGCTGGACAGCTTTCGCTATTTCTCCAGGTTCCTGCCGATCCTGATGAAGGAATGGCGCAGCACGCCGCTCAGCTTCGGTTCGCGCTTTTTTGAAAGCATCGCGCAGAAGAGCCGCTGGGCGCTCGACCAGCCGACGGTGTTCGAGCGCGAACGCGTGCTGGACCCCAAGCCGGTCGCCTCCACGCTGAAGGCCGCCTGGCGCGATCTGGTGGAGGCGTTCCCCGCCTTCAAGGATGTGCCGGTGGTAGAGCGTTGGGCCGGTTATATCGACACCACGCCCGATGCGGTGCCGGTGATCGGGCCGGTGGCGAGCCTTCCGGGCTTTCATATCTCGACCGGTTTTTCCGGCCATGGTTTCGGTATCGGGCCGGGGGCGGGGCAGTTGGCTGCGGAAATGATCACGGGCAAGCCCACATGCGTCGACCCGAAACCCTTTTCCTTTGAGCGGCTCGCAAAGACGCATTGA
- a CDS encoding PQQ-dependent sugar dehydrogenase, with translation MVGLGVTGAVAQNAGNLEKLSGFKTTGTTEFEYVEQGGEYAAQIRKTLERITLPDGFAIDLYAVVPDARHMAVGPQGIVTFVGTRKTKVWSVTDRNKDRVADEVKDFAPSLQFAVPNGPCFSKDGHLYLAEQNRVLWFPAAEFFYESPDVAAFEVVKQGELIPPEEESYNHTARVCDVGLDGKLYIALGQPFNVPAPEKSELYTEWGIGGIIRVNTDGTDREVYATGIRNSVGMDFDPATGDLWFTDNQVDGMGDDIPPGELNHVTAAGQNFGFPWYGGGDVRTNEYQNDEPPADVVFPAVEMVAHAADLGMTFYTGNQFPAEYKGAIFSAQHGSWNRTIPVGARVMVTMIDADGKATAKPFAEGWIDENGEYLGRPVDVAQLRDGSLLVSDDLVGAIYRISYKKAD, from the coding sequence ATGGTCGGGCTCGGCGTCACGGGCGCTGTGGCACAGAATGCCGGAAATCTGGAGAAGCTCTCCGGCTTCAAGACCACGGGGACGACCGAGTTCGAATATGTCGAGCAGGGGGGCGAATATGCTGCCCAGATCCGCAAGACGCTGGAACGGATCACGTTGCCGGACGGCTTTGCCATCGATCTCTATGCGGTGGTGCCGGATGCCCGCCACATGGCGGTGGGACCGCAGGGCATCGTGACCTTCGTTGGAACCCGCAAGACCAAGGTGTGGTCCGTTACCGACCGCAACAAGGACCGGGTCGCCGATGAAGTGAAGGATTTCGCGCCGTCCCTGCAATTCGCCGTGCCCAATGGGCCGTGTTTTTCCAAGGACGGTCATCTTTATCTGGCCGAGCAGAACCGGGTTCTGTGGTTCCCGGCGGCGGAGTTCTTCTATGAAAGCCCGGATGTGGCGGCATTTGAGGTGGTCAAGCAGGGCGAACTGATCCCGCCGGAGGAAGAAAGCTACAACCACACCGCGCGTGTGTGCGATGTCGGTCTGGATGGCAAGCTCTACATAGCGCTCGGCCAGCCCTTCAATGTGCCCGCGCCCGAAAAGTCCGAGCTCTATACGGAATGGGGCATTGGCGGGATCATTCGCGTGAACACCGACGGGACCGACCGTGAAGTCTATGCGACCGGCATCCGCAATTCCGTTGGCATGGATTTCGATCCGGCGACCGGCGATCTCTGGTTCACTGATAACCAGGTCGACGGCATGGGCGATGACATTCCGCCGGGCGAGCTCAACCACGTGACGGCTGCGGGGCAGAATTTCGGCTTCCCGTGGTATGGCGGCGGCGACGTGCGCACGAACGAATACCAGAATGACGAACCGCCCGCCGATGTGGTCTTCCCGGCAGTGGAGATGGTGGCGCATGCGGCGGATCTCGGCATGACATTCTACACGGGCAACCAGTTCCCGGCCGAATACAAGGGCGCGATCTTTTCCGCTCAGCACGGCTCCTGGAACCGCACGATCCCGGTGGGCGCGCGCGTGATGGTCACGATGATCGATGCGGATGGCAAGGCGACCGCAAAGCCCTTTGCGGAAGGCTGGATCGACGAGAACGGCGAGTATCTCGGGCGGCCGGTCGATGTCGCCCAGCTTCGTGACGGGTCGTTGCTGGTCTCAGATGATCTGGTCGGGGCGATCTATCGCATCTCCTACAAGAAGGCCGACTAA
- a CDS encoding TadE/TadG family type IV pilus assembly protein, with protein MQSYWYGRSVDLARRFRRCGHGNVAIAFGLAGIVLCGVVGGAVDYSMAVSEKTKLQAALDAAVLGGARAPGDEVPTARRSFHANLSASRGVDVKSQFTFSDNKLIGDAVAQVSTSLLRVVKLDTIEVHAHSAAAIASSDVCILLLDPEDRTAFKANGSGKIDMPECEMHVTSRAEPATWIDSRQIDTKKLCIKGTSGGNLKPLPDSFAEHCTPLTDPFADKLPKPPREFGKDTACVTDMPDPNAREMVFGPGTYCNWPPINGSVDRVVFEPGNYTIKAPLSLNARDVRFGKGTYAFKGAGVTFNGSVHTVEMGAGFYGLSDGARIIFNNQQVTGKGVTIYLADERAAFLTVQGSSKLAVTPPKDGPYKDFLLYEVGGLKRQPHERYNLDGALDIEGLIYLPSRNLHFNGSGKIDSERLTLVLNKLSLDGQIRIKGGAQSLSGANARVYLLK; from the coding sequence ATGCAATCGTATTGGTATGGGCGCTCGGTGGACCTGGCGCGTCGGTTTCGGCGGTGTGGGCACGGCAACGTGGCGATCGCCTTTGGTCTTGCGGGGATTGTGCTGTGCGGCGTCGTGGGGGGCGCGGTTGATTACAGCATGGCCGTCAGTGAGAAGACGAAACTGCAAGCCGCGCTTGATGCTGCCGTTCTCGGCGGGGCGAGGGCGCCCGGCGATGAGGTCCCGACCGCCCGGAGAAGTTTCCACGCGAATTTGTCGGCAAGCCGGGGCGTCGACGTCAAATCGCAGTTCACGTTTTCGGACAACAAGCTGATCGGCGATGCCGTGGCGCAGGTGTCAACATCGCTGCTGCGCGTGGTCAAGCTGGACACGATCGAGGTTCACGCGCATTCCGCCGCGGCGATTGCCTCAAGTGATGTCTGCATCCTGCTGCTGGACCCCGAGGACCGCACCGCCTTCAAGGCCAACGGGTCGGGCAAGATCGACATGCCCGAATGCGAGATGCATGTGACCTCGCGCGCCGAACCCGCCACATGGATCGATTCCCGTCAAATCGACACAAAGAAGCTGTGTATCAAGGGGACCAGCGGGGGCAATCTGAAGCCGTTGCCGGACAGTTTCGCCGAGCACTGCACGCCGCTCACCGATCCTTTTGCAGACAAGCTGCCCAAACCGCCGCGCGAGTTCGGCAAGGATACCGCCTGTGTCACCGACATGCCGGATCCCAATGCCAGGGAAATGGTGTTTGGGCCGGGCACCTACTGCAACTGGCCGCCGATCAACGGCTCGGTCGACCGGGTGGTCTTCGAACCGGGCAACTACACGATCAAGGCGCCCCTGTCGCTGAACGCGCGTGATGTGCGTTTCGGCAAGGGGACCTATGCCTTCAAGGGCGCCGGCGTGACCTTCAACGGGTCGGTTCACACCGTGGAGATGGGGGCGGGCTTTTACGGCCTTTCCGATGGTGCGCGCATCATCTTCAACAATCAGCAGGTCACCGGAAAGGGCGTCACCATCTATCTGGCCGACGAGCGCGCGGCTTTCCTGACGGTTCAGGGCAGTTCCAAGCTGGCTGTCACCCCGCCAAAGGATGGCCCCTACAAGGACTTCCTGCTCTACGAGGTGGGAGGGCTGAAAAGGCAACCTCACGAGCGCTACAACCTGGACGGTGCGCTGGATATCGAGGGCCTGATCTATCTGCCCAGCCGCAATCTGCATTTCAACGGCAGCGGCAAGATCGACAGCGAGCGCCTGACCCTTGTTCTCAACAAGCTCTCGCTTGACGGACAGATCCGTATCAAGGGAGGCGCACAGAGCCTGTCGGGCGCCAATGCGCGGGTCTATCTGCTGAAATAG
- a CDS encoding MBL fold metallo-hydrolase: MSKASFDVLVPGSSLAFNGGFFGISAIVMVEAGGKRALFDVGHGVTRRMLLEALKARDLAPRDIDMLIFSHGHFDHVLNLDLFPDAPILMGRDEREYLDAIFETDTVTPRYLAALLSQRDVSTVDGEAEIMPGVTLFPTPGHSPGHVSLELDTADGTAILAADALKTAREATTGIPDLEFDPQKRGAASIREVLRRGRTIVPGHFPTLHRQEDGHLWWDEIQEMPLLIR; the protein is encoded by the coding sequence ATGTCAAAGGCCAGCTTCGACGTTCTCGTGCCCGGATCCAGCCTTGCCTTCAATGGCGGCTTCTTCGGGATTTCCGCCATCGTCATGGTGGAAGCGGGAGGAAAACGTGCGCTTTTCGACGTGGGACACGGCGTCACCCGGCGCATGTTGCTTGAGGCGTTGAAAGCCCGTGACCTCGCCCCGCGCGACATCGACATGCTGATCTTCAGCCACGGTCATTTCGACCACGTCCTCAATCTCGACCTGTTCCCGGATGCCCCCATCCTGATGGGCCGTGATGAGCGCGAGTACCTTGATGCGATCTTCGAGACCGACACGGTTACCCCGCGCTATCTGGCAGCCCTTCTGAGCCAGCGCGACGTCTCGACTGTCGATGGCGAGGCGGAGATCATGCCGGGGGTCACGCTGTTTCCAACCCCCGGCCATTCACCAGGCCATGTCTCGCTGGAACTCGACACCGCCGATGGCACCGCCATCCTTGCCGCCGATGCGCTGAAAACGGCCCGCGAGGCGACAACGGGCATCCCGGATCTGGAGTTCGACCCGCAAAAGCGCGGCGCCGCCTCCATTCGCGAGGTCCTGCGCCGGGGCCGAACCATCGTGCCCGGGCACTTTCCCACGCTCCACAGGCAGGAAGACGGCCATCTGTGGTGGGATGAAATCCAGGAAATGCCGTTGCTCATCCGCTAG
- a CDS encoding BA14K family protein yields the protein MFKTKSGVFKSLSVALALTLGGMILVPPAFAGDSDNSPEMWKRPAWEQGRRHYRGSPRADYRRYRDYRRYRDYRHRDYRRHRDYRRHRDNDAAAAILGGIIGLGAGLAIGNATAPRSSYEDGGRYRAWSAQWYRYCERRYRSFNPQTGYFLGYDGQYHFCRAR from the coding sequence ATGTTCAAGACAAAAAGCGGCGTGTTCAAATCGCTCTCGGTTGCGCTCGCCCTGACGCTTGGCGGCATGATCCTCGTGCCGCCGGCATTCGCGGGTGATTCCGACAATTCCCCGGAGATGTGGAAGCGTCCCGCCTGGGAGCAGGGCAGGCGACATTATCGCGGGTCACCGCGAGCCGATTATCGTCGCTACAGGGATTACCGACGCTACCGCGACTATCGTCACCGTGACTATCGTCGCCATCGCGACTATCGCCGCCATCGCGACAATGATGCGGCGGCGGCCATCCTCGGCGGCATTATCGGTCTCGGGGCCGGGCTGGCCATCGGCAACGCCACCGCGCCGCGCTCCTCCTATGAGGATGGCGGACGTTATCGGGCGTGGAGTGCGCAATGGTACCGCTATTGCGAGCGGCGCTATCGCAGCTTCAATCCGCAGACGGGGTATTTCCTCGGCTACGATGGGCAATACCATTTCTGCCGCGCGCGCTGA
- a CDS encoding hydantoinase B/oxoprolinase family protein, protein MTAKWDFWIDRGGTFTDIVARTPDGEIRAHKVLSENPEVYRDAAIQGIRELMGVEKGARIPAENIATVKMGTTVATNALLERKGDRTLLLITKGFRDALEIGYQDRPDIFAKEIIKPEMLYEKVVECEERVRSDGTVEKVPDLDAVRAGLQAAFDDGIRSLAIVFMHAYAYPEHEKQVAAVAREIGFPQISISHEVSPLMKLVGRGDTTVVDAYLSPILRRYVEQVAEELQIEGTDCRLMFMQSSGGLTAADLFQGKDAILSGPAGGVVGAVETSKIAGFDKIIGFDMGGTSTDVSHFNGEYERAFETEVAGVRMRAPMMMIHTVAAGGGSILHYRDGRFQVGPDSAGANPGPACYLRGGPLAVTDANVMVGKLSADFFPKIFGPNADEALDEDAVKAKFSDMAARIGDGRSAAEVADGFLKIAVANMANAIKKISVQRGYDVTEYALTCFGGAGGQSACMVADNLGMKTVIVHPLSGILSAYGMGLADIRATRQQAVVKTLEPSLLADLDSLRASLASETESELLGQGIPVAECQTLVRAHLRYAGTDTPLLVTLADIPAMMAEFEAAHKAQFGFVYEAKPVVVEALEVETIGGGAGIEEPDHALSSADAAATAKTRFFSDGEWHDAAIYRRDAIQPGMTISGPALIMEPHATIVVEPGWQAELTVKDHIVLKRVVAAKRAQAVGTEADPVMLEVFNNLFMNIAEQMGVTLQNTAYSVNIKERLDFSCAVFDKDGTLVANAPHMPVHLGSMDRSVETVIRLNEGKIRPGDVFALNAPYNGGTHLPDITVVSPVFDDEGKEILFWAASRGHHADVGGTAPGSMTPRATTVDEEGVLIDNFLLVDQGRFREEETIHLLTDHKYPCRNPVQNVADLKAQIAANEKGVQELRKMVAHFGLDVVQAYMGHVQDNAAESVRRVIDALHDSEFTTTTDQGAKICVKITVDKEAREATVDFTGTSPQQSSNFNAPEPVTRAAVLYCFRVMVDGDIPMNAGCLRPINIVIPDDCMLKPKYPAAVVAGNVETSQHVTNTLFGALGAMAASEGTMNNLTFGNDTYQYYETICSGSPAGPGFNGTDGVHVHMTNSRLTDPEVLEFRFPVLLEDFHIRPNSGGKGKWHAGNGTRRTLRFLEEMDCAILSSHRTIRPHGLEGGEPGECGQTLVRRSDGKIEELQGCDQTILKPGEAVIVVSPTGGGYGKAE, encoded by the coding sequence ATGACGGCTAAGTGGGATTTCTGGATCGATCGTGGCGGCACTTTCACCGATATCGTGGCGCGCACGCCAGACGGCGAGATCCGTGCCCACAAGGTGTTGTCTGAAAACCCGGAAGTCTATCGCGACGCCGCCATTCAAGGCATTCGCGAGCTGATGGGCGTGGAAAAAGGCGCGCGCATTCCGGCGGAGAACATCGCCACCGTCAAGATGGGCACCACGGTCGCCACCAATGCGCTGCTGGAGCGCAAGGGCGACCGCACGCTGCTGCTCATCACCAAGGGTTTCCGCGATGCGCTGGAGATCGGCTATCAGGACCGGCCCGACATCTTCGCCAAGGAAATCATCAAGCCGGAAATGCTCTACGAGAAGGTCGTGGAGTGCGAAGAGCGTGTGCGCTCAGACGGCACGGTGGAAAAGGTGCCGGATCTCGACGCGGTGCGCGCCGGGCTTCAGGCGGCTTTTGATGACGGCATCCGTTCGCTCGCCATCGTTTTCATGCATGCCTATGCCTATCCCGAGCACGAAAAGCAGGTGGCGGCGGTTGCGCGCGAGATCGGCTTTCCGCAGATCTCCATTTCGCATGAGGTCTCGCCGCTGATGAAGCTGGTGGGCCGTGGCGACACGACCGTGGTCGATGCCTATCTCTCGCCGATCCTGCGCCGCTATGTCGAACAGGTGGCCGAGGAGCTTCAGATCGAGGGCACCGACTGCCGGTTGATGTTCATGCAGTCCTCGGGTGGTTTGACCGCGGCGGATCTCTTCCAGGGCAAGGATGCGATCCTGTCCGGGCCGGCCGGCGGTGTCGTCGGCGCGGTGGAGACCTCCAAGATTGCCGGTTTCGACAAGATCATCGGCTTTGACATGGGCGGCACGTCCACGGACGTCTCCCACTTCAACGGCGAATATGAGCGCGCCTTTGAGACGGAAGTCGCGGGCGTTCGCATGCGCGCGCCGATGATGATGATCCACACGGTGGCCGCCGGTGGCGGGTCCATCCTGCATTATCGCGATGGCCGCTTTCAGGTTGGCCCGGACAGCGCAGGCGCCAATCCGGGCCCTGCCTGCTATCTTCGCGGCGGGCCGCTTGCGGTCACCGATGCCAACGTGATGGTCGGCAAGCTTTCCGCCGACTTCTTCCCCAAAATCTTCGGCCCCAATGCGGACGAGGCGCTGGATGAAGATGCGGTCAAGGCGAAGTTCTCCGACATGGCCGCGCGCATCGGCGATGGCCGCAGCGCGGCCGAGGTTGCCGATGGCTTTCTCAAGATCGCGGTGGCCAACATGGCCAACGCCATCAAGAAGATCTCCGTTCAGCGCGGTTATGACGTCACCGAATATGCGCTGACCTGCTTCGGCGGCGCGGGCGGGCAGAGCGCCTGCATGGTGGCCGACAATCTCGGCATGAAGACGGTGATCGTCCATCCGCTGTCCGGTATCCTGTCTGCCTATGGCATGGGGCTCGCCGATATTCGCGCCACCCGCCAGCAGGCGGTGGTGAAGACGCTGGAGCCCTCGCTTCTTGCCGATCTCGATAGTCTTCGCGCCTCGCTGGCGTCGGAAACCGAAAGCGAACTCCTCGGTCAGGGCATTCCGGTCGCGGAGTGCCAGACGCTTGTCCGTGCGCATCTGCGCTATGCGGGCACCGATACGCCGCTTCTCGTCACGCTGGCCGATATTCCGGCGATGATGGCCGAGTTCGAGGCTGCCCATAAGGCGCAGTTCGGTTTCGTCTATGAGGCCAAGCCTGTGGTGGTGGAAGCCCTTGAGGTGGAAACCATCGGCGGTGGCGCCGGCATCGAGGAGCCGGATCACGCGTTGTCGTCCGCCGATGCTGCGGCGACCGCGAAAACCCGCTTCTTCTCCGATGGCGAATGGCACGATGCGGCCATCTACCGGCGCGACGCCATTCAGCCGGGCATGACGATTTCCGGTCCTGCGCTCATCATGGAGCCGCATGCGACCATCGTCGTGGAGCCGGGCTGGCAGGCGGAACTCACCGTCAAGGATCATATCGTGTTGAAGCGCGTGGTCGCGGCCAAGCGCGCGCAGGCGGTTGGCACCGAGGCCGATCCGGTCATGCTGGAGGTCTTCAACAACCTCTTCATGAACATCGCCGAACAGATGGGCGTGACGCTGCAGAACACCGCCTATTCGGTCAACATCAAGGAGCGGCTGGATTTCTCCTGCGCGGTCTTTGACAAGGACGGCACTCTGGTCGCCAATGCCCCGCACATGCCGGTGCATCTGGGCTCCATGGACCGCTCGGTGGAAACGGTCATCCGGCTGAATGAGGGCAAGATCCGTCCGGGCGACGTCTTCGCGCTCAACGCGCCCTATAATGGCGGCACGCACCTTCCCGATATCACGGTCGTCTCGCCGGTCTTTGACGATGAGGGCAAGGAAATCCTGTTCTGGGCGGCCTCGCGCGGTCACCACGCCGATGTGGGCGGCACCGCGCCGGGCTCCATGACGCCACGGGCGACGACGGTGGATGAGGAAGGAGTTCTGATCGACAACTTCCTGCTGGTCGATCAGGGGCGCTTCCGGGAGGAGGAGACGATCCATCTTCTCACCGACCACAAGTATCCCTGCCGCAACCCGGTTCAGAATGTCGCCGACCTCAAGGCCCAGATCGCGGCCAACGAGAAGGGCGTTCAGGAACTTCGCAAGATGGTCGCCCATTTCGGGCTGGACGTGGTGCAGGCCTATATGGGCCACGTGCAGGACAATGCGGCGGAAAGCGTGCGTCGGGTGATCGACGCGCTGCATGACAGCGAGTTCACCACCACCACCGATCAGGGCGCGAAGATCTGCGTCAAGATCACGGTCGACAAGGAGGCCCGCGAGGCGACGGTGGACTTCACCGGCACCTCGCCGCAGCAGAGCTCCAACTTCAACGCGCCGGAACCGGTGACGCGGGCTGCCGTGCTCTACTGCTTCCGCGTGATGGTGGATGGCGACATCCCGATGAACGCGGGCTGCCTGCGCCCCATCAACATCGTCATTCCCGATGACTGCATGCTGAAGCCGAAATATCCGGCAGCTGTCGTTGCGGGCAATGTTGAGACCTCGCAGCACGTCACCAACACGCTCTTCGGCGCGTTGGGGGCGATGGCGGCTTCCGAAGGCACGATGAACAATCTCACCTTCGGCAACGACACCTACCAGTACTACGAGACCATCTGTTCCGGCTCGCCCGCCGGTCCCGGTTTCAACGGTACCGACGGCGTTCACGTCCACATGACGAATTCGCGCCTGACGGATCCGGAAGTGCTGGAATTCCGCTTCCCCGTCCTGCTGGAGGACTTCCACATTCGGCCCAATTCCGGCGGCAAGGGCAAGTGGCACGCGGGCAATGGCACGCGGCGCACCTTGCGCTTTTTGGAGGAAATGGACTGCGCCATTCTCTCCTCGCACCGCACGATCCGCCCGCACGGGCTTGAAGGCGGCGAGCCCGGCGAATGCGGCCAGACGCTGGTCCGGCGCAGCGATGGCAAGATCGAGGAACTTCAGGGCTGCGATCAGACGATCCTCAAACCCGGAGAAGCCGTGATCGTGGTCTCGCCAACAGGCGGCGGCTACGGCAAGGCGGAGTAA
- a CDS encoding alanine racemase has translation MDRYDNAREMTLALRPDHPVYCFHPQVLTADAKTFLRAFPGKTAYAVKTNGEPFVLKALAEAGVNCFDVASPAEFEAVRSVAPKAELLYMHPVKAQSDIRLALETYRIRTMSLDHEDEVAKVLRVVRALDLDPADITIFVRIATKGHAAYELSKKFGAAPGHAVELLQRIDRIGFKCGLCFHVGSQIEEAETYERALASADWVRSRAGVPLVALDVGGGFPATYGHDPRRKAPQVPTTPELIEQLKLDLDDWGFNDLPIVAEPGRAICARSISLVVRVLLKKGRRLYINDGIWASLSDSWTGKITLPARHIPDPARKRRTGDAEKIVPFKVCGATCDSVDILSRPFWLPETVDTGDWIEIGHIGAYSLSLRTHFNGFYPDTIVEVDRPFDDPAKPAESFASIETMAD, from the coding sequence ATGGATCGATATGACAACGCCCGCGAAATGACGCTCGCGCTTCGCCCCGACCACCCGGTCTATTGCTTTCATCCTCAAGTTCTCACCGCCGATGCAAAAACCTTCCTGCGCGCCTTCCCGGGCAAGACCGCCTATGCGGTGAAGACCAATGGGGAGCCTTTTGTGCTGAAAGCACTGGCGGAGGCGGGCGTCAATTGCTTCGACGTTGCCTCTCCGGCGGAATTCGAGGCCGTGCGCTCCGTCGCGCCGAAGGCGGAGCTTCTCTACATGCACCCGGTCAAGGCGCAGTCCGATATCCGGCTGGCGCTTGAGACCTACCGCATCCGCACCATGTCGCTCGATCACGAGGACGAGGTGGCGAAGGTCCTGCGCGTGGTGCGGGCGCTCGATCTCGATCCCGCGGACATCACCATCTTCGTGCGCATCGCCACCAAGGGGCATGCGGCCTACGAGCTTTCCAAGAAGTTCGGGGCCGCGCCCGGTCATGCGGTGGAGCTCTTGCAGCGTATCGATCGGATCGGCTTCAAATGCGGGCTGTGCTTCCATGTGGGCTCCCAGATCGAGGAGGCGGAGACCTATGAACGCGCTCTGGCGTCCGCCGATTGGGTGCGTTCGCGCGCGGGCGTGCCGCTTGTCGCGCTCGATGTGGGCGGCGGCTTTCCCGCCACCTACGGCCACGATCCGCGCCGCAAGGCCCCGCAGGTGCCCACGACGCCGGAACTGATCGAACAACTGAAGCTGGATCTCGATGACTGGGGCTTTAATGATCTGCCCATCGTGGCGGAGCCGGGCCGCGCCATCTGCGCGCGGTCCATCTCGCTCGTGGTGCGGGTGCTTTTGAAGAAGGGCCGCCGCCTTTACATCAATGACGGTATCTGGGCCTCGCTGTCGGATAGCTGGACCGGCAAGATCACGCTTCCCGCCCGCCATATTCCCGATCCGGCCCGCAAGCGCCGCACGGGTGATGCGGAAAAGATCGTGCCCTTCAAGGTCTGCGGGGCAACCTGCGACAGCGTCGATATCCTGTCGCGCCCCTTCTGGTTGCCGGAGACGGTGGACACCGGCGACTGGATCGAGATCGGCCATATCGGGGCCTATTCCCTGTCGCTGCGCACCCATTTCAACGGGTTTTATCCCGACACCATCGTGGAGGTGGATCGCCCCTTCGACGACCCGGCCAAACCCGCCGAGAGCTTTGCTTCCATTGAGACAATGGCCGATTGA
- a CDS encoding cytochrome c, producing the protein MDLGTAAHGRGVLNGGLVLVIAISATLGLAAAKAAAGDLEAGRKKVRSTCRVCHGVDGIGTNPTVPNLAGESDRYIVKQLKAFRAGERNHAQMSIIAKGLSDEDIENVATYFSAIKVTATPPKVR; encoded by the coding sequence ATGGATTTGGGAACGGCTGCGCACGGCAGGGGCGTGCTGAACGGGGGGCTTGTGCTGGTCATCGCCATTTCAGCGACACTGGGGCTCGCCGCGGCGAAAGCGGCAGCGGGCGATCTGGAGGCGGGGCGCAAGAAGGTGCGCAGCACATGCCGCGTCTGTCACGGGGTGGACGGGATCGGGACCAATCCGACCGTTCCCAATCTGGCGGGAGAGAGCGATCGCTATATCGTCAAGCAGCTCAAGGCGTTTCGTGCGGGCGAGCGCAATCACGCGCAGATGTCGATCATCGCCAAGGGACTGTCTGATGAGGACATCGAGAATGTCGCGACCTATTTCTCTGCCATCAAGGTGACGGCGACACCGCCCAAGGTCAGGTAA
- a CDS encoding BA14K family protein — MSALKKVATAAVATLAVGSMLAVTTVGADARPRGGRHHQSHHHHHHHKHYNNRNNGLAAGILGLGAGMIIGNVLASPRHVAPPPPPPPPAPSYTGSYRPWTPQWRGYCEARYRSFNPATGYFLGYDGQYHFCR, encoded by the coding sequence ATGTCCGCTTTGAAGAAAGTCGCCACTGCCGCAGTCGCTACCCTCGCCGTCGGGAGCATGCTCGCTGTCACAACCGTCGGCGCCGATGCACGTCCGCGCGGCGGTCGTCATCACCAAAGCCACCATCATCACCATCACCACAAGCACTATAACAACCGAAACAATGGCCTTGCTGCCGGTATTCTTGGCCTCGGCGCAGGCATGATCATCGGCAATGTGCTTGCGAGCCCGCGTCATGTCGCGCCGCCGCCGCCGCCACCCCCGCCGGCACCGTCCTACACCGGCAGCTATCGGCCCTGGACGCCACAGTGGCGGGGCTATTGCGAAGCGCGGTACCGCAGCTTCAACCCGGCCACGGGCTATTTCCTCGGTTATGACGGGCAGTATCACTTTTGTCGCTGA